CCTCATAAAACGGGGCGTAGAAAATAGGAAGGGGAGAGAACGCCTCCTCAGCGAGCTTGAGATATTCTTCCTGAATCCTCTTTCTCTTTTCGACGAAGGGGCTTTTCTCTTCGGGGAAGATGCGGTTGGCATATACCGAATCTATCGGGATGTGGAAGAGGTTTAAATAGGTGAGGATCCGTTGAGATTCCTTTATCACCATCTTCTCCGGATTGAACACGATCCGCACCGATGATATGTCGGGATCGGTCAGTATCTTGCTCACCACATCTATCTTGAGGTAAAGTTCCTCCACTGAGTAATGAATATCATCTGTGGGGAGAGGAGCCTGGATTATCCTCTCTGCTACCGGGCGGATCGTCTTCACTATCCTTCTCTGGATGTGAAAGAACTTCTCCATATACCAGCCGATGACATCGGGCAAGGAGAGCATCTGAAGGGTGTTTCCCGTAGGGGCGCAATCGATCACCCCCACCTTATATTCCTCTCGTTCGTAGTACTCCTTGAGCTTGAGCAGGCTGAAAAGCTCCTCCATTCCGGGGAAGATGGCGAACTCCTCAGCAGCTAAATCCTCGAAGCCCTGATGACGAAGAAATTCAGCGATGAACCTACGGATCTTCCCCCAGTTGACCTTGAGCTCATAGTTCACATCCACCTCCTCGAGGAAGAGGTTCTTCACCACCTCCTTGGGAGTAGAACCGAGCTCGAGATCGAAGGCGTCAGCCAAGCTATGGGCGGAATCCGTACTCATCACCAAGGTCTTATAGCCAAGTTCAGCAAGCCTCATCCCGGTGGCAGCGGCGATGGTGGTTTTCCCCACCCCTCCCTTGCCCGTGTAGAAGATAATCCGCATATTTAACCCCCCCATATGGCAACCTTTAGGCTTTAATTTTTATTATTCAGCACAGGCTACTGATTGTCAAGGAAAAATATATGGTTGCCTGAGAGCAGTTGCTGATTTATACTAATAGGCTTTTAAGGAGAAGGGATGCACGAGCTTTCTTTAGCCAAAGAGATCGTTCGTCTCGTTTCTTCGGAGCTTTCGAAACGGGGCAATCCACGCCTTCTTGCGGTAAGATTGCGGATAGGAAAGCTCGCCGCAGTCGATCCTGAGGCGTTTTCCTTCTCCTTTCAGAGTATAATAGAGGATACTGAACTCGCTGGGGCGCGGTTGGTGATAGAAGATGTCCCTATTCGGGGGAGATGCCGCGATTGCGGTAAGGAGTTTGAGATAAAGGAAGGGATGAGTTTTACCTGCCCCGATTGTTCCTCTGCTTCCTGTGAGCTTATCTCGGGGCAGGAGTTTGATCTAATATCCATAGAGGTGGAGGGGAAAGATGAAGGCAAAACCGCCGGATAGGTTTTATGTCGATCACACCATAAGGGTGCGTTATGTCGAGGTCGACCGGATGGATGTGGTTTACAATGCCTATTATGTTGACTGGTTCGCTATTG
This portion of the Acidobacteriota bacterium genome encodes:
- a CDS encoding ArsA family ATPase, with amino-acid sequence MRIIFYTGKGGVGKTTIAAATGMRLAELGYKTLVMSTDSAHSLADAFDLELGSTPKEVVKNLFLEEVDVNYELKVNWGKIRRFIAEFLRHQGFEDLAAEEFAIFPGMEELFSLLKLKEYYEREEYKVGVIDCAPTGNTLQMLSLPDVIGWYMEKFFHIQRRIVKTIRPVAERIIQAPLPTDDIHYSVEELYLKIDVVSKILTDPDISSVRIVFNPEKMVIKESQRILTYLNLFHIPIDSVYANRIFPEEKSPFVEKRKRIQEEYLKLAEEAFSPLPIFYAPFYEEEIIGAKLLSKMAKEMFGDRDPAEIFSKERPVIYEKTKEGYMMSLRLPSAKKEDIEILSRGDELIIQIKNVKRNILLPRSLSGMKVGEARFEGDTLRISFLGGDENG
- the hypA gene encoding hydrogenase maturation nickel metallochaperone HypA, producing the protein MHELSLAKEIVRLVSSELSKRGNPRLLAVRLRIGKLAAVDPEAFSFSFQSIIEDTELAGARLVIEDVPIRGRCRDCGKEFEIKEGMSFTCPDCSSASCELISGQEFDLISIEVEGKDEGKTAG